In one Candidatus Planktophila versatilis genomic region, the following are encoded:
- the nuoK gene encoding NADH-quinone oxidoreductase subunit NuoK, protein MNPYNYLYLAALLFTIGAVGVVVRRNAIVVFMCVELMLNAANLTLVTFSRINGTLDGQVVAFFTMVVAACEVVVGLAIIVTIYRSRRSASVDDASLLKR, encoded by the coding sequence ATGAATCCGTATAACTATCTCTACTTAGCAGCCTTGCTCTTCACAATTGGCGCAGTCGGTGTTGTTGTCCGTCGTAATGCAATTGTTGTCTTTATGTGTGTCGAGCTCATGCTCAATGCGGCAAACCTCACCCTCGTTACTTTCTCACGCATTAATGGCACCCTCGATGGTCAGGTCGTTGCCTTCTTTACGATGGTCGTGGCTGCATGTGAAGTTGTGGTTGGACTCGCAATTATCGTGACGATTTATCGCTCACGTCGTTCTGCCTCTGTCGATGACGCTAGTTTGTTGAAGCGATAA